The following are encoded together in the Cicer arietinum cultivar CDC Frontier isolate Library 1 chromosome 2, Cicar.CDCFrontier_v2.0, whole genome shotgun sequence genome:
- the LOC101502131 gene encoding paired amphipathic helix protein Sin3-like 4 isoform X2 codes for MKRSREDVFMTSPQLKRPMVSSSRGEGSGQPLMMNGGAQKLTTNDALAYLKAVKDIFQDKKDKYDDFLEVMKDFKAQRIDTAGVIARVKELFEGHRDLILGFNTFLPKGYEITLPLEDEGPHPKKPVEFEEAISFVNKIKARFQDDDHVYKSFLDILNMYRKENKAINDVYQEVAALFQDHPDLLDEFIHFLPDASAAASSHAVGRHSLLRDRSSAMPAVRQVHVEKRERTIVSHGDRDPSVDRPDPDYDRSLLRIEKEQKRRLEKEKDRREDKDRRERERNDRDYEHDGGRDRERFSHKRKSDRKAEDSRAEALLDADQNFGMYSQELAFCDKVKEKLRNPDDYQEFLKCLHIYSREIITRQELQSLVGDLLGKYPDLMEGFNEFLLQAEKNDGGFLAGVMNKKSLWIEGHGLKPMKAEQRDRDKDRYRDDGMKERDREFRERDKSTVISNKDVSGSKMSLYPSKDKYLSKPINELDLSNCDRCTPSYRLLPKNYPIPIASQKTKLGAEVLNDHWVSVTSGSEDYSFKHMRKNQYEESLFRCEDDRFELDMLLESVNATTKRVEELLEKINKNIIKGDSPIRIEEHLTALNLRCIERIYGDHGLDALEVLKKNASLALPVVLTRLKQKQEEWARCRTDFSKVWAEIYAKNHHKSLDHRSFYFKQQDAKSLSTKALLAEIKEISDKKHKEDDVLLAIAAGNRRPILPNLEFEYLDPDIHEDLYQLIKYSCGEVCTTEQLDKVMKVWTTFLEPMLCVPSRPHGAEDTEDVVVAKNNSVRGVAESEGSPGVVATIVNPKHMNSSRNGDDSVPLDQSTSSKAWQSNGDTGVREDKCLDSDRNVRKTETFGNNTQHAKLDVSAFMPDEPSGVNTQEHPGERLVSANVSPAFGMEPSNGRTKTDNTSGLTATPSRNGNVPVAGGLELPSSEGGDSARPGTSTNGATAGGTEVCRYQDETIQHFKSEREEGELSPNGDFEEDNFAVYGDTGLDAVHKGKDGGVNRQYQNKHGEEACGEARGENYVDADDEGEESPHRSSDDSENASENVSGSESADGEECSREEHEDGEHDNKAESEGEAEGMADAHDVEGDGMPLPFSERFLLNVRPLAKHVSPVLHDKDRNSQVFYGNDSFYVLLRLHQTLYERIHSAKVNSSSAERKWRASNNTSSTDQYDRLMNALYSLLDGSSDNTKFEDDCRAIIGTQSYLLFTLDKLIYKLVKQLQAVASDEMDNKLLQLYAYEKSRKFGKFIDIVYHENARILLHEENIYRIEYSPKPKTLSIQLMDCGHDKHEVTAVSMDPNFSAYLHNDFLSIVPEKKKSGIFMNRNKRGYAGSDDEFSSQAMEGLQIINGLECKIACNSSKVSYVLDTEDYLYRVRSRRKALHLKSSCHEQEKSSDIRSSRAARFRKLFSAT; via the exons ATGAAGAGGTCGAGAGAAGACGTTTTCATGACTTCGCCGCAACTCAAACGACCTATGGTTTCGTCTTCTAGAGGAGAAGG GTCGGGGCAACCTTTGATGATGAATGGAGGTGCTCAAAAGCTGACTACTAATGATGCATTAGCGTATCTTAAGGCAGTGAAGGATATATTTCAAGATAAGAAGGATAAATATGATGACTTTTTGGAGGTCATGAAAGATTTCAAAGCACAAAG AATTGATACTGCGGGTGTCATAGCAAGAGTGAAGGAACTTTTTGAAGGGCACAGAGATTTGATATTGGGATTTAACACCTTTTTGCCAAAGGGATATGAAATCACCCTTCCATTAGAGGACGAGGGACCTCATCCTAAAAAGCCTGTTGAATTTGAAGAAGCTATAAGTTTTGTGAACAAGATAAAG GCTCGATTTCAAGATGACGATCACGTTTACAAGTCATTTCTAGACATATTGAATATGTACAGAAAGGAAAATAAGGCTATCAACGATGTCTATCAGGAG GTTGCTGCACTTTTCCAAGATCACCCCGATCTTCTCGATGAGTTCATTCATTTTCTTCCTGACGCTTCTGCAGCTGCCTCTTCTCATGCTGTTGGTCGGCATTCTCTGCTTCGTGATAGGAGCTCTGCAATGCCAGCAGTGCGGCAAGTGCATGTTGAAAAG AGAGAAAGGACCATTGTTTCACATGGTGATCGTGATCCCAGTGTTGACCGTCCTGACCCAGATTATGACAGAAGTTTGTTGAGGATAGAAAAGGAGCAAAAGAGACGCCTGGAGAAGGAAAAGGACCGTAGAGAAGATAAAGACAGGAGAGAACGGGAAAGAAATGATAGAGATTATGAGCATGACGGGGGTCGAGATAGGGAGCGGTTTTCCCACAAACGGAAATCTGATCGTAAGGCTGAAGACTCAAGAGCTGAAGCATTGCTTGATGCAGATCAAAATTTTG GGATGTATAGTCAAGAGTTAGCTTTCTGTGATAAAGTCAAAGAGAAATTGCGAAATCCTGATGACTACCAGGAATTTTTGAAGTGTTTACATATTTACAGCAGGGAAATAATTACCCGACAAGAATTGCAGTCACTG GTGGGTGATTTACTTGGAAAGTATCCAGATCTTATGGAAGGGTTTAATGAATTTTTGCTACAAGCTGAGAAGAATG ATGGTGGATTCCTTGCTGGTGTCATGAATAAAA AGTCCTTATGGATTGAAGGACATGGACTGAAACCAATGAAGGCTGAACAGAGGGATAGGGATAAAGATCGTTACAGGGATGATGGGATGAAGGAAAGGGATCGTGAATTTCGAGAAAGGGACAAATCGACTGTGATTTCTAACAAGGATGTTTCGGGTTCTAAGATGTCTCTATATCCCAGCAAGGATAAGTATCTTTCAAAACCAATAAATGAGCTTGACCTTTCGAACTGTGACCGGTGCACTCCCAGTTACCGTCTCCTACCAAAAAAT TATCCAATACCTATAGCTAGCCAGAAAACAAAGCTTGGTGCAGAAGTGTTGAATGATCACTGGGTGTCTGTCACTTCAGGAAGTGAGGATTATTCCTTTAAACATATGCGCAAAAATCAGTATGAAGAGAGTTTGTTTAGATGTGAAGATGACAG ATTTGAACTCGATATGTTGTTAGAGTCTGTAAACGCAACAACTAAACGAGTAGAAGAGCTTTTAGAAAAgatcaacaaaaatataattaaaggaGACAGCCCGATTCGTATTGAGGAGCACTTAACAG CTCTAAATCTCAGGTGTATTGAACGGATATATGGTGACCATGGTCTTGATGCGTTGGAAGTTCTAAAGAAGAATGCATCTCTAGCTTTGCCAGTGGTATTAACACGCTTGAAGCAGAAACAGGAAGAGTGGGCAAGATGTCGTACTGACTTTAGTAAAGTTTGGGCTGAAATATATGCTAAGAATCATCACAAATCTCTTGATCATCGTAGCTTCTACTTTAAGCAACAGGACGCAAAAAGTTTGAGCACCAAAG CCTTGCTGGCCGAAATCAAAGAAATTAGTGACAAGAAACACAAAGAAGATGATGTTCTTCTTGCAATTGCTGCTGGAAATAGACGGCCTATTCTTCCAAACCTGGAGTTTGAGTATCTGGATCCAGACATTCATGAAGATTTGTATCAGCTTATAAAATATTCATGTGGAGAAGTTTGCACAACTGAACAGTTGGATAAAGTTATGAAGGTTTGGACAACATTTTTAGAACCCATGCTTTGTGTTCCTTCTCGGCCTCACGGTGCTGAGGATACTGAAGATGTAGTTGTGGCTAAGAATAATTCTGTCAGAGGTGTCGCTGAAAGCGAAGGTAGTCCTGGTGTTGTTGCTACCATAGTGAACCCAAAGCATATGAATTCTTCTAGAAATGGAGATGATTCTGTGCCATTAGATCAGTCAACTTCTAGCAAAGCATGGCAATCCAATGGTGATACAGGGGTTAGAGAAGATAAGTGTCTTGATTCAGACCGTAATGTGCGTAAAACTGAAACTTTCGGCAATAATACACAACACGCTAAATTGGATGTTAGTGCATTCATGCCTGATGAACCATCAGGAGTCAATACGCAAGAACACCCTGGTGAGCGGTTAGTGAGTGCTAATGTCTCTCCAGCATTTGGAATGGAGCCAAGTAATGGAAGAACGAAGACTGATAATACATCAG GACTGACTGCTACTCCATCTAGAAATGGTAATGTACCTGTTGCGGGAGGACTTGAATTACCTTCATCAGAG GGCGGTGATTCTGCAAGACCAGGTACATCCACAAATGGGGCCACTGCTGGAGGCACCGAAGTTTGCAGATACCAAGATGAAACAATTCAACACTTCAAAAGTGAAAGAGAAGAGGGCGAGTTATCTCCAAATGGAGACTTTGAAGAGGATAATTTTGCAGTTTATGGAGATACTGGTTTGGATGCAGTGCATAAAGGAAAGGATGGTGGGGTGAATCGGCAATACCAAAATAAACATGGGGAAGAAGCTTGTGGTGAAGCCAGAGGAGAAAATTATGTGGATGctgatgatgaaggtgaagaaAGTCCTCACAGGTCATCAGATGACAGTGAAAATGCATCGGAAAATGTTTCTGGAAGCGAATCTGCCGATGGCGAGGAGTGTTCTCGAGAAGAGCATGAGGATGGGGAACATGATAACAAGGCTGAGAGTGAAGGTGAAGCTGAAGGAATGGCTGATGCCCATGACGTTGAAGGAGATGGAATGCCATTGCCATTTTCAGAACGCTTTCTATTAAACGTGAGGCCATTGGCAAAGCATGTTTCCCCAGTATTACACGACAAGGACAGGAATTCTCAAGTTTTTTATGGAAACGACTCCTTTTATGTGCTGCTTAGACTTCATCAg ACATTGTATGAGAGGATTCATTCAGCAAAGGTTAACTCATCATCCGCTGAAAGGAAATGGAGGGCCTCAAATAATACAAGCTCTACTGATCAATATGACAG GCTCATGAATGCCCTTTACAGTTTGCTGGATGGTTCTTCTGATAATACAAAATTTGAGGATGATTGTCGAGCTATCATTGGAACTCAATCATATCTCTTATTCACGTTAGACAAACTGATATATAAACTTGTTAAACAG CTTCAAGCTGTTGCCAGTGATGAGATGGACAATAAGCTTCTCCAATTATATGCATATGAAAAATCAAGAAAGTTTGGAAAGTTCATTGATATAGTTTATCACGAAAATGCTCGTATTCTTCTTCATGAGGAGAACATTTATCGTATTGAATAC tcaccaaaaccaaagACACTGTCTATTCAACTCATGGACTGTGGACATGATAAGCATGAAGTGACTGCTGTGTCAATGGACCCTAATTTTTCAGCCTATCTGCACAATGACTTCCTCTCTATTGTCCCTGAGAAAAAGAAGTCAGGGATTTTCATGAATAG GAATAAACGTGGATATGCCGGTAGTGATGATGAGTTTTCAAGCCAAGCTATGGAAGGACTACAAATTATTAATGGTCTGGAGTGTAAGATAGCTTGCAATTCTTCTAAG GTGTCATACGTTTTAGATACAGAAGACTACTTGTATCGGGTGAGAAGCAGAAGAAAAGCCTTGCATCTGAAGAGTTCATGCCATGAACAAGAAAAGTCTTCAGACATTCGATCAAGCAGAGCAGCAAGGTTCCGCAAATTGTTTTCTGCCACATGA
- the LOC101502131 gene encoding paired amphipathic helix protein Sin3-like 4 isoform X1 — MKRSREDVFMTSPQLKRPMVSSSRGEGSGQPLMMNGGAQKLTTNDALAYLKAVKDIFQDKKDKYDDFLEVMKDFKAQRIDTAGVIARVKELFEGHRDLILGFNTFLPKGYEITLPLEDEGPHPKKPVEFEEAISFVNKIKARFQDDDHVYKSFLDILNMYRKENKAINDVYQEVAALFQDHPDLLDEFIHFLPDASAAASSHAVGRHSLLRDRSSAMPAVRQVHVEKRERTIVSHGDRDPSVDRPDPDYDRSLLRIEKEQKRRLEKEKDRREDKDRRERERNDRDYEHDGGRDRERFSHKRKSDRKAEDSRAEALLDADQNFGMHSMSSTCDHIHSLKRMYSQELAFCDKVKEKLRNPDDYQEFLKCLHIYSREIITRQELQSLVGDLLGKYPDLMEGFNEFLLQAEKNDGGFLAGVMNKKSLWIEGHGLKPMKAEQRDRDKDRYRDDGMKERDREFRERDKSTVISNKDVSGSKMSLYPSKDKYLSKPINELDLSNCDRCTPSYRLLPKNYPIPIASQKTKLGAEVLNDHWVSVTSGSEDYSFKHMRKNQYEESLFRCEDDRFELDMLLESVNATTKRVEELLEKINKNIIKGDSPIRIEEHLTALNLRCIERIYGDHGLDALEVLKKNASLALPVVLTRLKQKQEEWARCRTDFSKVWAEIYAKNHHKSLDHRSFYFKQQDAKSLSTKALLAEIKEISDKKHKEDDVLLAIAAGNRRPILPNLEFEYLDPDIHEDLYQLIKYSCGEVCTTEQLDKVMKVWTTFLEPMLCVPSRPHGAEDTEDVVVAKNNSVRGVAESEGSPGVVATIVNPKHMNSSRNGDDSVPLDQSTSSKAWQSNGDTGVREDKCLDSDRNVRKTETFGNNTQHAKLDVSAFMPDEPSGVNTQEHPGERLVSANVSPAFGMEPSNGRTKTDNTSGLTATPSRNGNVPVAGGLELPSSEGGDSARPGTSTNGATAGGTEVCRYQDETIQHFKSEREEGELSPNGDFEEDNFAVYGDTGLDAVHKGKDGGVNRQYQNKHGEEACGEARGENYVDADDEGEESPHRSSDDSENASENVSGSESADGEECSREEHEDGEHDNKAESEGEAEGMADAHDVEGDGMPLPFSERFLLNVRPLAKHVSPVLHDKDRNSQVFYGNDSFYVLLRLHQTLYERIHSAKVNSSSAERKWRASNNTSSTDQYDRLMNALYSLLDGSSDNTKFEDDCRAIIGTQSYLLFTLDKLIYKLVKQLQAVASDEMDNKLLQLYAYEKSRKFGKFIDIVYHENARILLHEENIYRIEYSPKPKTLSIQLMDCGHDKHEVTAVSMDPNFSAYLHNDFLSIVPEKKKSGIFMNRNKRGYAGSDDEFSSQAMEGLQIINGLECKIACNSSKVSYVLDTEDYLYRVRSRRKALHLKSSCHEQEKSSDIRSSRAARFRKLFSAT, encoded by the exons ATGAAGAGGTCGAGAGAAGACGTTTTCATGACTTCGCCGCAACTCAAACGACCTATGGTTTCGTCTTCTAGAGGAGAAGG GTCGGGGCAACCTTTGATGATGAATGGAGGTGCTCAAAAGCTGACTACTAATGATGCATTAGCGTATCTTAAGGCAGTGAAGGATATATTTCAAGATAAGAAGGATAAATATGATGACTTTTTGGAGGTCATGAAAGATTTCAAAGCACAAAG AATTGATACTGCGGGTGTCATAGCAAGAGTGAAGGAACTTTTTGAAGGGCACAGAGATTTGATATTGGGATTTAACACCTTTTTGCCAAAGGGATATGAAATCACCCTTCCATTAGAGGACGAGGGACCTCATCCTAAAAAGCCTGTTGAATTTGAAGAAGCTATAAGTTTTGTGAACAAGATAAAG GCTCGATTTCAAGATGACGATCACGTTTACAAGTCATTTCTAGACATATTGAATATGTACAGAAAGGAAAATAAGGCTATCAACGATGTCTATCAGGAG GTTGCTGCACTTTTCCAAGATCACCCCGATCTTCTCGATGAGTTCATTCATTTTCTTCCTGACGCTTCTGCAGCTGCCTCTTCTCATGCTGTTGGTCGGCATTCTCTGCTTCGTGATAGGAGCTCTGCAATGCCAGCAGTGCGGCAAGTGCATGTTGAAAAG AGAGAAAGGACCATTGTTTCACATGGTGATCGTGATCCCAGTGTTGACCGTCCTGACCCAGATTATGACAGAAGTTTGTTGAGGATAGAAAAGGAGCAAAAGAGACGCCTGGAGAAGGAAAAGGACCGTAGAGAAGATAAAGACAGGAGAGAACGGGAAAGAAATGATAGAGATTATGAGCATGACGGGGGTCGAGATAGGGAGCGGTTTTCCCACAAACGGAAATCTGATCGTAAGGCTGAAGACTCAAGAGCTGAAGCATTGCTTGATGCAGATCAAAATTTTGGTATGCACTCTATGTCATCCACTTGTGATCATATACATTCTTTGAAAA GGATGTATAGTCAAGAGTTAGCTTTCTGTGATAAAGTCAAAGAGAAATTGCGAAATCCTGATGACTACCAGGAATTTTTGAAGTGTTTACATATTTACAGCAGGGAAATAATTACCCGACAAGAATTGCAGTCACTG GTGGGTGATTTACTTGGAAAGTATCCAGATCTTATGGAAGGGTTTAATGAATTTTTGCTACAAGCTGAGAAGAATG ATGGTGGATTCCTTGCTGGTGTCATGAATAAAA AGTCCTTATGGATTGAAGGACATGGACTGAAACCAATGAAGGCTGAACAGAGGGATAGGGATAAAGATCGTTACAGGGATGATGGGATGAAGGAAAGGGATCGTGAATTTCGAGAAAGGGACAAATCGACTGTGATTTCTAACAAGGATGTTTCGGGTTCTAAGATGTCTCTATATCCCAGCAAGGATAAGTATCTTTCAAAACCAATAAATGAGCTTGACCTTTCGAACTGTGACCGGTGCACTCCCAGTTACCGTCTCCTACCAAAAAAT TATCCAATACCTATAGCTAGCCAGAAAACAAAGCTTGGTGCAGAAGTGTTGAATGATCACTGGGTGTCTGTCACTTCAGGAAGTGAGGATTATTCCTTTAAACATATGCGCAAAAATCAGTATGAAGAGAGTTTGTTTAGATGTGAAGATGACAG ATTTGAACTCGATATGTTGTTAGAGTCTGTAAACGCAACAACTAAACGAGTAGAAGAGCTTTTAGAAAAgatcaacaaaaatataattaaaggaGACAGCCCGATTCGTATTGAGGAGCACTTAACAG CTCTAAATCTCAGGTGTATTGAACGGATATATGGTGACCATGGTCTTGATGCGTTGGAAGTTCTAAAGAAGAATGCATCTCTAGCTTTGCCAGTGGTATTAACACGCTTGAAGCAGAAACAGGAAGAGTGGGCAAGATGTCGTACTGACTTTAGTAAAGTTTGGGCTGAAATATATGCTAAGAATCATCACAAATCTCTTGATCATCGTAGCTTCTACTTTAAGCAACAGGACGCAAAAAGTTTGAGCACCAAAG CCTTGCTGGCCGAAATCAAAGAAATTAGTGACAAGAAACACAAAGAAGATGATGTTCTTCTTGCAATTGCTGCTGGAAATAGACGGCCTATTCTTCCAAACCTGGAGTTTGAGTATCTGGATCCAGACATTCATGAAGATTTGTATCAGCTTATAAAATATTCATGTGGAGAAGTTTGCACAACTGAACAGTTGGATAAAGTTATGAAGGTTTGGACAACATTTTTAGAACCCATGCTTTGTGTTCCTTCTCGGCCTCACGGTGCTGAGGATACTGAAGATGTAGTTGTGGCTAAGAATAATTCTGTCAGAGGTGTCGCTGAAAGCGAAGGTAGTCCTGGTGTTGTTGCTACCATAGTGAACCCAAAGCATATGAATTCTTCTAGAAATGGAGATGATTCTGTGCCATTAGATCAGTCAACTTCTAGCAAAGCATGGCAATCCAATGGTGATACAGGGGTTAGAGAAGATAAGTGTCTTGATTCAGACCGTAATGTGCGTAAAACTGAAACTTTCGGCAATAATACACAACACGCTAAATTGGATGTTAGTGCATTCATGCCTGATGAACCATCAGGAGTCAATACGCAAGAACACCCTGGTGAGCGGTTAGTGAGTGCTAATGTCTCTCCAGCATTTGGAATGGAGCCAAGTAATGGAAGAACGAAGACTGATAATACATCAG GACTGACTGCTACTCCATCTAGAAATGGTAATGTACCTGTTGCGGGAGGACTTGAATTACCTTCATCAGAG GGCGGTGATTCTGCAAGACCAGGTACATCCACAAATGGGGCCACTGCTGGAGGCACCGAAGTTTGCAGATACCAAGATGAAACAATTCAACACTTCAAAAGTGAAAGAGAAGAGGGCGAGTTATCTCCAAATGGAGACTTTGAAGAGGATAATTTTGCAGTTTATGGAGATACTGGTTTGGATGCAGTGCATAAAGGAAAGGATGGTGGGGTGAATCGGCAATACCAAAATAAACATGGGGAAGAAGCTTGTGGTGAAGCCAGAGGAGAAAATTATGTGGATGctgatgatgaaggtgaagaaAGTCCTCACAGGTCATCAGATGACAGTGAAAATGCATCGGAAAATGTTTCTGGAAGCGAATCTGCCGATGGCGAGGAGTGTTCTCGAGAAGAGCATGAGGATGGGGAACATGATAACAAGGCTGAGAGTGAAGGTGAAGCTGAAGGAATGGCTGATGCCCATGACGTTGAAGGAGATGGAATGCCATTGCCATTTTCAGAACGCTTTCTATTAAACGTGAGGCCATTGGCAAAGCATGTTTCCCCAGTATTACACGACAAGGACAGGAATTCTCAAGTTTTTTATGGAAACGACTCCTTTTATGTGCTGCTTAGACTTCATCAg ACATTGTATGAGAGGATTCATTCAGCAAAGGTTAACTCATCATCCGCTGAAAGGAAATGGAGGGCCTCAAATAATACAAGCTCTACTGATCAATATGACAG GCTCATGAATGCCCTTTACAGTTTGCTGGATGGTTCTTCTGATAATACAAAATTTGAGGATGATTGTCGAGCTATCATTGGAACTCAATCATATCTCTTATTCACGTTAGACAAACTGATATATAAACTTGTTAAACAG CTTCAAGCTGTTGCCAGTGATGAGATGGACAATAAGCTTCTCCAATTATATGCATATGAAAAATCAAGAAAGTTTGGAAAGTTCATTGATATAGTTTATCACGAAAATGCTCGTATTCTTCTTCATGAGGAGAACATTTATCGTATTGAATAC tcaccaaaaccaaagACACTGTCTATTCAACTCATGGACTGTGGACATGATAAGCATGAAGTGACTGCTGTGTCAATGGACCCTAATTTTTCAGCCTATCTGCACAATGACTTCCTCTCTATTGTCCCTGAGAAAAAGAAGTCAGGGATTTTCATGAATAG GAATAAACGTGGATATGCCGGTAGTGATGATGAGTTTTCAAGCCAAGCTATGGAAGGACTACAAATTATTAATGGTCTGGAGTGTAAGATAGCTTGCAATTCTTCTAAG GTGTCATACGTTTTAGATACAGAAGACTACTTGTATCGGGTGAGAAGCAGAAGAAAAGCCTTGCATCTGAAGAGTTCATGCCATGAACAAGAAAAGTCTTCAGACATTCGATCAAGCAGAGCAGCAAGGTTCCGCAAATTGTTTTCTGCCACATGA